TGCTGCACCACCGCGACACGCCGCTCGATGGCTCCGCACCGTGCCTGCTTTACGGCTACGGCTCTTACGGCATTGCCATTCCGGCGGCGTTCAACACCAACTGGTTCTCGCTGGTCGACCGTGGCTTTGTCTTTGCCATCGCCCATGTCCGCGGCGGCAAGGACAAGGGCTATGGCTGGTATGACGACGGCAAGCGGGCGCACAAGATGAACACGTTCACCGATTTCATCGCCGTCGCGCAGCATCTCGTCGCCGAGCGTTACACCCAACACGACCGCATCGTCGCGCAAGGCGGCTCGGCCGGCGGCATGCTGATGGGTGCGATCGCCAACATGGCGCCGCAAAATTTCGGCGCCATCGTTGCCGAGGTCCCCTTTGTCGACGTGCTGACCACGATGCTCGACGCAAGCTTGCCGCTGACGCCGCCGGAGTGGCCGGAATGGGGCAACCCGATCGCGTCGGCGGAAGATTACCAAACGATCGCCGCCTACTCACCCTATGACAATGTCGCCGATCACGACTACCCGCCGATCCTGGCGCTGGCCGGCCTCACCGATCCGCGCGTCACCTATTGGGAGCCGGCCAAATGGGTGGCGCGGCTGCGCGAGCGCAAGAGCGGCGACAATCCGGTGCTGTTCAAGATCAACATGGATTCCGGCCATGCCGGCGCCTCCGGCCGCTTTTCAAGGCTGGAGGAGATCGCCTATACCTACTCCTTCGCGCTCAAGGTTACGGCCAAGCCCGAACCCGAGGTTACGGGCAAGGCTGAGAATGCAACGGAGGCGTCGCAATGATCGATCTATCCACCTTGACGGCTTACATAGCGGTTGTGCTTGGCTTTGTGTTTATTCCAGGCCCAGCCACGCTTTTGACGGTCGCGCGAGCGACGAGTTCCGGAACCAGGGTTGGCGTCGCTACGGGCGCGGGCGTCGCGGCTGGCGATGTGTTCCATACCATCATGGCGATGGTCGGCATTTCGGCGATCATCGCCACTTCGGCAACGCTGTTCAGCGTCGTAAAATACATCGGCGCGGCGTATCTCGTTTACCTCGGCATCCGCGCAATCATCGAGAGAATACCGGCCGACCCTACTGCCGGCGCACTCGCGATCTCCGCCAGCAAGGCGTTTCGTCAAGCTGTCCTGACCGAAGTGCTTAATCCAAAGACGGCGCTTTTCTTCCTCGCCTTCCTGCCCCAGTTCGTGCGGCCTGAAAACGGATCGGTGATGCTCCAGCTGATGACGCTGGGCATAATCTTTGTTCTGCTCGGCCTTTTCAGCACAGTCGTCTTTGCCGTGAGTGCGGGCCGGCTCGGCACGTTCCTGCGCCGCAATCCGTCGGTGGTGAAATGGCAAGGCAAGGTGGTTGGCGGCATCTACTGCGCGTTAGGCGTCCGTCTGGCCTTGCAGCAGCGCTGATGTCGATGCGAAAGGCGCGCCCGTCGAGGCGCGCCGATCGTCACTTTTTGAATTCCAGGCTGCTCATTTTCACTCGCATTTGCAATGGCTGCGCGCTACCCAATGCGCGCCACCTTCCAGACCATGACATACGCAAAGGGGCCACTATGTTGCTCGTCGACACCTATCTCGAGAAATCACCGATCCAGGGCATCGGGGTTTTCGCCAGGAACCACATTGCCAAGGGCACGCTGGTCTGGAAGCTCGACCCCAGATTCGACCGGATCATCGACGTCGAGACCTATGAAGGCGAGAGCGGCCCGGTGAAGAACTATCTCGACCGTTATTCCTATCCAGACCGCCGGGATCCGAACTACATCGTCTTCGAAGCCGACGACGCCCGCTACATGAACCATGACGACGAACCGAATTGCGACGTCTCCTCGCCCGAGGAAACCTATGCCTTGCGCGACATCGCACCCGGCGAGGAACTGACCTGCAATTACAGCCATTTCTTCGAGACGGGCTTCGACTTCCTCGGCGATCGCCACCTGTAGATCGCCACCTGTGGCCGGGATCACTTGGCCGGCTTGCTGCGCACCGGGTAGCCGTTGGGATGCGGCGGCACCGCCTTGAGATAGGCGGCTATTGCCGCGCGATCTTCCGGCGGCAGTTCGGCCATGTTGCGCTGCACGTCGACCATGGCGCCGCCGACCGAATCGAAATCAGGGGTAAAACCGGTTTCGAGATAGTTGGCGATGTCGGCTTCCGACCAGTCACCGAGCCCGCCTTCGCCCGATGTGATGTTCGGCACGATGCCGCTGCCTTCGGCGGCCGCCGCGCCAGCCAGCCACTGGCTCTTCCTGGTGCCGCCGGTGATGTCGCGCGGCGTGTGGCATTCGCCGCAATGGCCGGGCCCCTCGACCAGATAGCGGCCGGCGAGTACCAGATCAGGCGTGCCATCGGCAAAGGCAATCACCGGCTCTTTGCTGAGATGGAGCCGCTTCCACAGGCCGAGGCCGCGGCGGATGTTGAAGGGGAAAGTCAGGGAATTGTCGGGCGCCTTGCCGGCGACCGCCGGCAGCGTCTTCAGGAACGCATAGAGATCGGCAATATCAGCCGGCTTCATCCGGGCGTAGGACGCGTAGGGAAAGGCCGGATAGAAATGCTCGCCCGACGGCGACACGCCCTTCAGCATGGCGTTGGCAAGGTCCTCGACCGTCCAGGCGCCGATGCCGTCCTTGGGATCCTGTGAGATGTTGGGCGGCACGAAGGTGCCGAACGGCGTCTTGAGCTCGAGGCCGCCGACCAGTTGCAAACGGCCGTCGCCTTGCGAGCCCGGCTTGGCGTGACAGGAGGTGCAGCCGCCGGCATTGAAAATGCGCTTGCCCCTGGCGGCGTCGCCGGGGCCGAGCTGCGCCAGGGTGTCAGTGTCGAGCTTGACCGGCGCCGACAACAGCCAGCCGGCGCCGGCACCGACGACGCCCAGGACAAGGGCGGCGCCGACAAATTTTTTCCACAAGGGCATTGCCCGGGATCAGCTCTTCTTCACCCGATAGGTCTTGTGGCAGGTGCCGCAATCACTGCCGAGCGTATCGATCTGCGCCTTCAGCGCATCGACATCGGCGGGTGCGGCGGCGACTGCGGCCTTGACGTCGGCGAGGTACTTGTCTTCGGTCGATTTGAAGCCCGCCATGTCTTTCCAGATTTTGGGCGAGGCGGTGGTATCACCGCTGTCGCTGCCGGCCGGGAACAGCGTGTCGACATCGAACTTTTCCGCGTTGACCTGCAGCGCCTGCAGCGCCGTCAGCACGGCGGCGGCATCGAAGTCCGCTTCGCCCTTGGCGATCTTCGACAGGCCGCCGACGATCTTGCCTCGTTCCTTCATCAGTCCCTGTCGGTCGAGGATCGGGTCGGCAAAAGCCGCCGAGGCGGCGAGGCTGAGCATAGAGATGGCGATAACAAGCTTTCTCATTCAATTGGCTCCAGGATGATGAGGGGTCGCGACCTAACGTTAACGGAGGGCGGGCCGGGATTATTCCCTGTCCGCCGGCCGGATTCTGCCGAATTTTGTGTGCCTGCTGCTTCAGCTGAGAAAGAAAAGCCCCGGAGTACCGGGGCTTCTCTGGGTCGATCAGGCTTTCGCCTCTTCGTACATTTCAAGGACATGGTCCCAGTCGATGAGGCTGTCGACGAAGGCCTCGAGATATTTCGGCCGCGCGTTGCGGTAGTCGATGTAATAGGAATGTTCCCAGACATCGACGCCGAGGATCGGCGATGCGCCATGGACGAGCGGGTTCTCGCCATTCGGTGTCTTGGAGATCGCCAGCTTGCCGTCGTTGACCGAGACCCAGGCCCAGCCCGAGCCGAACTGCGTGATGCCGGCGGCGATGAAGTCGGCCTTGAACTTGTCGTAGCCGCCGAGGTCGGCGTCGAAAGCCTTCTGCAGGGCGCCCGGAAGCTTGTTGCCGCCGCCGCCCTTCTTCATCCACTTCCAGAAATGGATGTGGTTGTAGTGCTGGGCTGCGTTGTTGAAGAGGCCGGCATTCTTGCCGAACGACTGTTTGACCACCTCTTCGACCGACAGATCGCCGAGGCCCGCTTCGGCGGCCAGCTTGTTGCCGTTGTCGACATAGGCCTTGTGGTGCTTGTCGTGGTGATACTCCAGCGTCTCCTTCGACATGTAAGGCTGCAAGGCCTCGTAGTCGTAGGGCAAGGCGGGCAATTCAAAAGCCATCGGTCATACTCCTCATGGAAAAATCCGGTGCGGATACCGGATTAAGATAGGGCTGCATTGATCTGGAACAACTCCGGAATGAAGCGCCAATTGCCTTTTAGCGGCTCAACCGGCGGAAGTCGAATGCGCCCATTCCCAATAAAGGTCGCGCGCTTTCTTGGCCACCGGCCCGGGCTGCAGATCGCGGTCCTCGATGCGGGTGATCGGCACGACCTTGGAATGATTTCCGGTCGAAAAGATCTCGTCGGCTTCGAGAAAGTCGCGCACCGACAGCATCTTCTCCGTGGTCTTGAAGCCGTAATCGCCAAGCAGCGTCATGGTGCGCGAGCGGGTGATGCCGGACAGGAAGGTGCCGTTGGGCGCCGGCGTCAACACGTGGCTGTCCTTGACCAGGAAGATGTTCGAGGTTCCGGTCTCGGCGACATTGCCCAGCATGTCCAGCACCAGCGCATTGTCGAAGCCGCGTCCCTTCGCTTCGAGGATGGCGCGGCCATTGTTGGGATAGAGGCAGCCGGCCTTGGCATTGGTCGGCATGGTCTCGATGGTCGGCCGCCGGAACGGCGACACGGTGATCGAAAAGCCGGTCGGCGAGATCATCGGCGATTCGTAGAGGCAGAGGCAGAAACGGGTCGAGGCCGGATCGGCCGGCACGCCCATGTAGCCGCCATGCTCGGCCCAGTACATCGGCCTGATGTAGACCGCTGTCTTGCCGTCGAACTTCTTCAGCCCGTCCCAGGTCAGTCCAACAATCTCATCGGCGCTCATCGACGGCGCGAGGCCGAGCGCGGTCGCCGATGCGTTCACCCTAGCGGCATGCAGCTCGAGATCGGGGGCGACGCCTTCGAACCAGCGGGCGCCGTCGAAGACGCTGGTGCCGAGCCACATGGCGTGGCTGCGCGGACCCAGAATGGCGACGTTGCCTTCGTACCAGTCGCCGTCGACGAAGGTCCATGTCGCCGATAGCGCCGCAGTCGCCAGTGTCATTGTTCGGTTCCGCTTCAAAGCTGCCTGTGCCAAGCATTGGAAGATGCTTTGACCGGCGCCGTCAACCGGCATGGAGCGGTTTTTGTTGAGGCCAGAGCGCCCCAAGAAAGCGATCAAGACTACAATCGATGCTTGCACCTTGCGCCGCCTGCCCTCAAAACTGTCGCCATGCATTACGCGGCTTACGTTTTCGACGCCTATGGCACGTTGTTCGACGTGCACGCCGCCGTGCGCCGTCACGACGGCGAGATCGGCCCCGACGGCCCGCTGCTTTCGGAAATCTGGCGCGCCAAGCAGCTGGAATATTCCTGGGTGCGCACGCTGATGGGCGGCTATGCCGATTTCTGGCAGCTCACCGAACAGGCGCTCGATTTCGCCCTGCGCAAGGTTCCCTCCGCCGACAAGGGACTGAAGGCCAAGCTGCTCGAAGCCTATTGGCGGCTCGACTGCTATCCGGAAGTGCCGGCCGTGCTGAAGGCACTGAAAGCATCCGGCGCCAAGCTCGCAATCCTGTCCAACGGCTCGCCCGAGATGCTGGAAGCGGCGGTCAAGTCGGCCGCCCTCGACCAGGTGCTGGACGATATCTTTTCGGTCGACGCCGTCAGGCGCTTCAAGACCGACCCGTCGACCTACGACATGGTGGCGACGGGCTGGCGGCTCTATCCGGGCGCCGTCTCGTTCCAGTCGTCCAACCGCTGGGACGTCGCCGGCGGCACCAAATTCGGCTTTCGCACCGTCTGGATCAACCGCGCCAACCAGCCCGAGGAATACCGGGATTTCCCGCCGGCGCTGATCCTGCCGTCGCTTGAAGGCCTGCTGACCGGCGGCTGATCACTCTGTTGCCTTCGAGCAACAGTGGCAGGGCGGTCACAGCTTCGCCTTTGTTTGTCCACCCTCAGGCCAGAATCGGAACCGCCTATCGCGTCAGGCATTGGGGGAGGCCGACCACTGCGCCGCTTGAAGGCATTCACGCTTTCTTGCGATTCGAGACTTAAAAAAGGCAACCATGTTGAAGACCGAAATCGACCCCTATCGCCTGAGCCGTCGCGGCTTTCTGAATGCTGCAGCCCTTGGTGCCGCCTCGATTGCGGTCTCCGCCTGCACCACCACCGGACCGGCACCGGCGCCGGTCGAACCGCCACCGCCGACCTATGACGAGCCGCCGCTCGGCGACTATGCGACGATGTACGGCCCGATTTCCGACAGCGGGTTCGAGCTCCCAGCGATCCCGATCAAGAAGATGGACCCGCAGTTCCTACGCCAGATCGTTCCCGATCCGACCGGCCAGCGGCCAGGCACCATCATCGTCGATACGACCAACCATTTCCTCTATCTGGTGCGCGAAGGCGGCCAAGCGATCCGTTACGGCGTCGGCCTCGGTCGCGCCGGCTTCGAATGGTCGGGAGACGCCGTCGTCCAGTGGAAGCAGAAATGGCCGAAATGGACGCCGCCCGATGAGATGGTCGCCCGCCAGCCTGAACTGGAAGAATACAGCGCCAAGAACGGCGGCATGCCCGGCGGCCTCAAGAACCCGCTCGGCGCCCGCGCGCTCTACCTGTTCCACGACAACGTCGACACGCTCTACCGCCTGCATGGCTCGCCGGAATGGAACTCGATCGGCAAATCCGTCTCGTCAGGCTGCGTGCGCCTGATAAATCAGGACATCATCGACCTCTACGACCGCGTGCCGTCGAAGAGCCCGGTCATCGTGACGTCCGACATCGGCCAGCCGATGGCGGCGAGCGCAAACCGCAGAGCCATCCCGATCGATGGCGGGGTGCCGGATGGCTCGGTCCTGCTCGGCCCGGTGACCTGATCGACTTCATCTATGCCATGAAGCGGCAGGTTCCGCTCCATGCGGCAAAGCTCGTCAGGATCCCGATAGCTTCACGCGAATGCCTGGGGTTCGCATCCAAGATATGCAATGCCGGCAACAGGAGGCCAAAAAAGACGTCCAGACAAACCACGGAGCCGCTGCAATCGGGGCGGCCATGCCCTGTCAATCTCGACGCTGCTGTGTTTCGTTACCGATTGATGTATATTAGACGGGAGTATGATTGCAGAGACATACATTTCATTAGATCATTGATGGCGGGGGTACGCCGATGGTGGGATTTGATTTCGATAGTCCGCCTGCCGACGGCGCCGAGGCCAACCTGTCGGCCGAATGCGAGCGCCAATTGCTGCCGCTCGTCCGCGGAATTGTCGAGGCGGCGGTTGCCGCCGGGTGGAGCCAGGAAGACGTTCTTCTGGCCATGGTCGAGCTGTCCTGGGATCTGTACGAGAAACGCCGAGGCAATCTTTAGCAGGCCTGCGTGAGCCGGATAATTCCGTAGCGCCGGCCAAGCCAGGCCATGTTTTTCTCGCGCGAACTTTTTTCTTCACTTACAATGTTTTTCTATCCGCGGGATGCGCTACGCTGCCTTTGGGCAGGACTATGGGGGATACAAATTACCGTCCGGATTTCCGGGTTGGCTGTTTGCACGGCACGGAATTTCGATGGGCTGGCAAAGCGGCTGAGGCAAGGCTGAATGAAAAATGCGGGCGAGGTTCAGGAACGCAGCGCAGGCGCCGATCGGGTCGATCGGCACGCCCTCGGCACAATCCCCGAAAATGCCAATCCCAGAAGAGCAACCATGCGGGGGAGCGGGATATGCTCTGTCCGCAGCCCTGGATCGCTCCCGGAGGGTCGCCATCGCCGAAGTCGCTTACCTCGCGGGATTTTCGGATCAAGGCCATTTGGCCACCGCCATGAAGAAGCACAAGGGAAAGAAGCCATGGTTCGGGCGATAACTGCTGCTGGATCGTCCGTGGCAATGACAGATAGTCGACCAGCTCTGTCAATGGCCGCGCGATCTATATTCGGAATACAACTCTGGATTGTGACGGCACACTATGCACAATAACTAGGCAAAAATGGTAAGATAAGGTCGGAAAATAGTCAGGTAGCCTTGGCTAAAATTCAAACCTGTAAATTTATAGTCAAAATCCTGGTAAAATTTTCATATGAGCTCAAATTCTTCTTTGCAATATATAGCAGCATCTGTAGGATTCGAAGGAACGCCCAGGAGCAAACGTGAATTCTGGGCGCCTCGATACAGCACAGGATTGGATTGATCGGCGCAGCAGTGGCAGAGACGAAGATGCAACATAGAGGCAACGTCCAGGAAAGCGCCGGGACAGAGCGGCGGCGCGCGGATCGTCGCATCTTCGACGGAATGCCGGAAAGCGCGGGGCGCTACCTGGTCACGTTTCGAGGCGGCGCGGCTCATGTCGTTCATGGGCCGGGATCACACACATTCAAAGCGGCGGAACATTTCGCTTCGGTTCTGCTTACACCCTCACCAGGGATTGCGGCATCGCTGGGCAGCGACAAAGTCCACGAATACGACGGCGACGTCGGTATGATCATGATCGTCCCAGCCGATCTCGGCGGCAAGGTGACCCGGTCATCCACCACGGAAAGCGCAATCGTGGCGCTCACCCCCGAGAGTCTCTTCGAGCTGGCAACGCGTGAATTCGACACCGGCCATGCCGAGCTTCAACCGCCGCCGTTCGGGACCGTCGACTTCCAGGCGCTGCAACTCGCGCAGTTGCTGAAGGCGGAACTGACGGATCGGGAAACTCCAAACGAGTTCTATGTCGATTCGTTGGTCACCATGTTCGGCGTCCATTTGCTTCGGAACTACGCAGGAGCGCGAAAGTTGCCACAAGCCCCAAAGGGCGGTCTGTCGAACCGCAGCGCCCGGCGGGTGCGCGAATTCCTGGAGGTAAATTTTTCCAGCAAGATCGCGGTGGCCGAGCTGGCCGCACTCTGTGGCCTTTCGCCGAGCCATTTCATCCTGGCATTCACCAAGACCTTTGGCGAGCCGCCGCACAAATACCTGCTGCGGCTGCGTCTCGATTTCGCCGAAAAACTTCTCATCGAGAGCGACCTGTCGATTGCGGAAGTCGCTCATCTCAGTGGATTCTCGGACCAGAGCCACTTGACAGTCACCATGTCCAGATACCGGAACAGAACCCCCAGGCAGGTCAAGCTGCAACGTTAACGACTGTTGCGGCGCGCATGATTGTCCGCGGCGATACCTCGATTGATCTTCAGTATAGTCGAAGGTTGTGTGGCAGAGCAGTCACAGTTGTCGCGCAGGGACCAAATACCGGATTTTCCTACAAAGATTCCGGATTATTCCAAAATACCTGCACCGCGAATGTGCTCATGGTCGCGATGGAAGTCATTTGGGGCGGGGGAGCAACCAGATGATACAGCATGTCGGATTGTCCCATGGACATTCAATTCGCGGAAATCGAGGTCTTCGCGCCTAAGGCCGAAGCGGCCTGGGCTGCACTGCAACGCCAATACGCCAGCCGGATCAGCGCTGCGGAACTCGACCATCTCCTGGCCTGTTTCGTGCTTGGACTGACCTCTCCGGCTTGTGGTGAAGGCGATCCGGGATTTCATTTCGATCTCTGCCGCGCGCTGGTGGCGGTAAGCCTGCCGCCGGAACGGACGGAGGCTGCACTGCATACGGTTCCAGAACCGACGCAGCCATGGGTCGCGAGCGCCTATCAGCTGATTGAAAAACAAGGCGCGAAGGTTGGTCTCTCGTTACGGGAGAAGACGCGCAATTTCGAAGATTTTTTGGCCACCGAGGCGAATGGTGCGGCACATCAGGGCGCCTCGGCAATTGCGAGGAAAAACTAGCATGACCAGACGCGTCGAGGGGCAAGCAAGGATCGAATTTCTTCCTGGATTTGTCGGAAACTGGATCGCGGGTGCGGCCGACAGTCGCTCGGTTCGTCGCCGCCTGATGGCCGTCCTGCGCATGGCGCATCGTACGCTTGGAATGCGCCGCAAGGGTTTGGGGTTGGGGACGTTGGGCGTCGGCGCCAGCGTGCGTTCGGCATTGGCCTGCGGCGTGAGCCCGGCCAGCATGATCGGAGGCTTGGCCGCAATCGCCGCGATCGGCATCGCCACACCGGCCCAGGCACAATACCAGGCTGGCGGTGGTTCGGCGACCGGCGGCAACGCCGTCGCCATCGGTAACGGCACCGCGACGAATGGCAACAACAGCGTGGCGTTGGGCAGTTCCAACAGTGCAACGGGCGACGGCACGATCGCCATCGGCTATGCGATGGGTGTCAATGGCCTCAATGCCATAGGCATAGGTGTCTTCGCAGGCGCAACCGGCGTCAATGCCCTCGCCGTGGGCGGGAACGCCAAGGCCAACGGGGACGCAGCAAGCGCGATTGGCGTCAATTCGGTTGCAACCACAGGCGCGGCCGCCTTTGGCCTGAATGCGCGTGCCGACGGACTGAACTCGACGGCGATCGGCTATGTTACCCGGGCGACCGGGCTGCGCGCCACCGCGCTCGGGTTTGGGGCAACAGCATCCGGCGTGGATTCGATTGCGCAAGGTAACAGCGCCGTCGCCAGCAACCAGAATGCCGTCGCCATCGGTTTCCAGGCGACCGCGACTAGCATCAACTCCATCAACATTGGCGGGCGCACCGTCGTGGGAACAGGCGCGCTGTCGCAGGGCGCCATCGCCCTTGGTACGGATGTGCTGGCATCTCAACAGAACACGGTCTCCATCGGCGTCCTGACCAAAGCGACCGGAACGGGCGCAACGGCGATGGGCAACACCGCCAGTGCATGGGGCAACCAATCCATCGCATTCGGCGTCGGCGCGCAGGCAGGCGTTCAGGCCAACACTGCCCTGCCCAACAGCATCGCCATCGGCACCAATTCGCTGTCTTCGGGCGCTTTCGCCACCGCGATGGGCGCTACCTCGGTTGCGAGTGGCTCCGCCAGCACTGCTATTGGCAACACCGCCGTTGCCAGCGGCGCAAACGCCTCCTCGTTCGGTTCCGGCGCGAATGCGACGGGAGACAATTCTCTTGCCGCCGGTGTCAGCGCCGCCGCCAGCGGGATTGCCAGCACCGCGCTCGGCATCGGCTCCAAGGCCAGCGCCACCAACGCCGTGGCGATCGGTAATGCGGCGGTCGCCAATTCCGCCGACGCTGTTGCAGTGGGCACGAATGCAACGGCGACGGGCGGCAAGGCTGTCGCCATCGGCGCCGGCAACACAGCCTTTGGCAACGGCGCGGTCTCCATCGGCGATCCGAGCTATGCCAGCGGCACCGGCGCCTTCACCGGCGGCGCCAACAACATCGCCAACAGCGACGGCACGGCAACCGCCACAGCCGCAAACCAGGCCGCAGGCGCGGTTGCCATCGGCAACAACAACAAGGCCGTCGGGCAAGGCTCCGTGGCGCTGGGCAATGGCTCGACGGCGGGTGCAGCCGGCCTTGCCGGCAATGTCGCGCTGGGCAACGGCGCGACGGCGACGGCAAGCTCCGGCGACGTAGCGCTCGGTTCGGGCTCGGTGACCGCGACGGCGGTCGGCACCAGCGGCGCGACGATCGGCGGCACGGCCTACAAC
This region of Mesorhizobium sp. C432A genomic DNA includes:
- a CDS encoding LysE family translocator; this encodes MIDLSTLTAYIAVVLGFVFIPGPATLLTVARATSSGTRVGVATGAGVAAGDVFHTIMAMVGISAIIATSATLFSVVKYIGAAYLVYLGIRAIIERIPADPTAGALAISASKAFRQAVLTEVLNPKTALFFLAFLPQFVRPENGSVMLQLMTLGIIFVLLGLFSTVVFAVSAGRLGTFLRRNPSVVKWQGKVVGGIYCALGVRLALQQR
- a CDS encoding SET domain-containing protein-lysine N-methyltransferase; protein product: MLLVDTYLEKSPIQGIGVFARNHIAKGTLVWKLDPRFDRIIDVETYEGESGPVKNYLDRYSYPDRRDPNYIVFEADDARYMNHDDEPNCDVSSPEETYALRDIAPGEELTCNYSHFFETGFDFLGDRHL
- a CDS encoding cytochrome c yields the protein MPLWKKFVGAALVLGVVGAGAGWLLSAPVKLDTDTLAQLGPGDAARGKRIFNAGGCTSCHAKPGSQGDGRLQLVGGLELKTPFGTFVPPNISQDPKDGIGAWTVEDLANAMLKGVSPSGEHFYPAFPYASYARMKPADIADLYAFLKTLPAVAGKAPDNSLTFPFNIRRGLGLWKRLHLSKEPVIAFADGTPDLVLAGRYLVEGPGHCGECHTPRDITGGTRKSQWLAGAAAAEGSGIVPNITSGEGGLGDWSEADIANYLETGFTPDFDSVGGAMVDVQRNMAELPPEDRAAIAAYLKAVPPHPNGYPVRSKPAK
- a CDS encoding cytochrome c produces the protein MRKLVIAISMLSLAASAAFADPILDRQGLMKERGKIVGGLSKIAKGEADFDAAAVLTALQALQVNAEKFDVDTLFPAGSDSGDTTASPKIWKDMAGFKSTEDKYLADVKAAVAAAPADVDALKAQIDTLGSDCGTCHKTYRVKKS
- a CDS encoding superoxide dismutase; translated protein: MAFELPALPYDYEALQPYMSKETLEYHHDKHHKAYVDNGNKLAAEAGLGDLSVEEVVKQSFGKNAGLFNNAAQHYNHIHFWKWMKKGGGGNKLPGALQKAFDADLGGYDKFKADFIAAGITQFGSGWAWVSVNDGKLAISKTPNGENPLVHGASPILGVDVWEHSYYIDYRNARPKYLEAFVDSLIDWDHVLEMYEEAKA
- a CDS encoding branched-chain amino acid aminotransferase, translated to MTLATAALSATWTFVDGDWYEGNVAILGPRSHAMWLGTSVFDGARWFEGVAPDLELHAARVNASATALGLAPSMSADEIVGLTWDGLKKFDGKTAVYIRPMYWAEHGGYMGVPADPASTRFCLCLYESPMISPTGFSITVSPFRRPTIETMPTNAKAGCLYPNNGRAILEAKGRGFDNALVLDMLGNVAETGTSNIFLVKDSHVLTPAPNGTFLSGITRSRTMTLLGDYGFKTTEKMLSVRDFLEADEIFSTGNHSKVVPITRIEDRDLQPGPVAKKARDLYWEWAHSTSAG
- a CDS encoding haloacid dehalogenase type II; the protein is MHYAAYVFDAYGTLFDVHAAVRRHDGEIGPDGPLLSEIWRAKQLEYSWVRTLMGGYADFWQLTEQALDFALRKVPSADKGLKAKLLEAYWRLDCYPEVPAVLKALKASGAKLAILSNGSPEMLEAAVKSAALDQVLDDIFSVDAVRRFKTDPSTYDMVATGWRLYPGAVSFQSSNRWDVAGGTKFGFRTVWINRANQPEEYRDFPPALILPSLEGLLTGG
- a CDS encoding L,D-transpeptidase; protein product: MLKTEIDPYRLSRRGFLNAAALGAASIAVSACTTTGPAPAPVEPPPPTYDEPPLGDYATMYGPISDSGFELPAIPIKKMDPQFLRQIVPDPTGQRPGTIIVDTTNHFLYLVREGGQAIRYGVGLGRAGFEWSGDAVVQWKQKWPKWTPPDEMVARQPELEEYSAKNGGMPGGLKNPLGARALYLFHDNVDTLYRLHGSPEWNSIGKSVSSGCVRLINQDIIDLYDRVPSKSPVIVTSDIGQPMAASANRRAIPIDGGVPDGSVLLGPVT
- a CDS encoding AraC family transcriptional regulator, with protein sequence MIGAAVAETKMQHRGNVQESAGTERRRADRRIFDGMPESAGRYLVTFRGGAAHVVHGPGSHTFKAAEHFASVLLTPSPGIAASLGSDKVHEYDGDVGMIMIVPADLGGKVTRSSTTESAIVALTPESLFELATREFDTGHAELQPPPFGTVDFQALQLAQLLKAELTDRETPNEFYVDSLVTMFGVHLLRNYAGARKLPQAPKGGLSNRSARRVREFLEVNFSSKIAVAELAALCGLSPSHFILAFTKTFGEPPHKYLLRLRLDFAEKLLIESDLSIAEVAHLSGFSDQSHLTVTMSRYRNRTPRQVKLQR